Proteins encoded by one window of Salvia splendens isolate huo1 chromosome 14, SspV2, whole genome shotgun sequence:
- the LOC121765156 gene encoding 14-3-3-like protein 16R, with the protein MAPREENVYMAKLAEQAERYEEMVEYMEKVSASLEDKEELSVEERNLLSVAYKNVIGARRASWRIISSIEQKEESRGNEDHVATIKEYRSKIEAELTKICEGILKLLDDRLVPSAGSGDSKVFYLKMKGDYHRYLAEFKTAAERKEAAESTLNAYKAAQDIANTELAPTHPIRLGLALNFSVFYYEILNSPDRACNLAKQAFDEAIAELDTLGEESYKDSTLIMQLLRDNLTLWTSDMQDEGADEAPKPEETAAQQ; encoded by the exons ATGGCGCCGCGAGAGGAGAACGTCTACATGGCGAAACTGGCCGAGCAGGCCGAGCGCTACGAGGAAATGGTGGAGTACATGGAGAAGGTCTCCGCGTCGCTCGAGGACAAGGAGGAGCTCTCCGTCGAGGAGCGCAACCTCCTCTCCGTAGCCTATAAGAACGTCATCGGCGCGCGGCGGGCGTCGTGGCGGATCATCTCCTCCATCGAGCAGAAGGAGGAGTCCAGGGGGAACGAGGACCACGTCGCCACCATCAAGGAGTACAGATCTAAGATCGAGGCCGAGCTCACCAAGATCTGCGAGGGAATCCTCAAGCTGCTCGACGATCGCCTCGTTCCCTCCGCCGGATCCGGCGATTCGAAGGTTTTCTACCTGAAGATGAAGGGCGATTACCATCGGTATCTGGCGGAGTTTAAGACGGCTGCGGAGAGGAAGGAGGCGGCTGAGAGCACTCTCAACGCTTACAAGGCGGCTCAG GACATAGCAAACACCGAACTTGCACCTACACATCCCATTCGATTGGGACTGGCCCTGAACTTCTCTGTTTTCTACTACGAGATCTTGAACTCTCCTGACCGTGCCTGCAACCTTGCCAAACAG GCCTTCGATGAGGCCATTGCTGAGTTGGATACTCTTGGCGAGGAGTCCTACAAAGATAGCACTTTGATCATGCAACTTCTCCGAGACAACCTCACCTTGTGGACCTCTGATATGCAG GACGAAGGAGCCGATGAAGCTCCTAAACCTGAAGAAACTGCAGCTCAACAATGA
- the LOC121765618 gene encoding VQ motif-containing protein 9-like — protein sequence MVIRIRPPPLSQIFNRPPPILPQTGGVQQPFTPLPPRSRRSPLTCGFSSPPPLPHQLPTSGLLRRRNRRSLLTCDFSLPHRSGTPPLPFGCIPSPKSPYGALFSPTGQLGLPQLPLSPTPPLSSPRWKGIL from the exons atGGTAATT AGAATCCGCCCCCCTCCCCTCTCTCAGATCTTCAATCGACCTCCTCCGATTCTCCCCCAAACCGGCGGCGTTCAGCAGCCGTTCACCCCTCTCCCGCCGCGGAGTCGCCGGTCTCCGCTTACATGCGGTTTCTCCAGTCCTCCGCCCCTGCCGCATCAGCTTCCTACCTCTGGCCTACTCCGCCGCCGGAATCGCCGGTCTCTGCTTACATGCGATTTCTCACTGCCTCACCGCAGTGGAACGCCGCCGCTGCCGTTTGGGTGCATTCCTTCTCCGAAGTCTCCCTACGGCGCGCTGTTCTCGCCGACCGGTCAATTGGGGCTGCCGCAGCTGCCATTGTCGCCTACTCCGCCCCTTTCGAGCCCTAGGTGGAAGGGGATTCTCTAA